The following are encoded together in the Tatumella ptyseos genome:
- a CDS encoding calcium-binding protein: MNRSYKFDGEIKKSDIYSALGNITSAASTLALTAAAGAVSAPVALTAAAALTVIGAVLTIASLADKGTIPDEYMDNIRDALKPLSDTLGDAYDNTIEYLSDMLDSAENAVDALADSINNALNSLLDFITPFLEDGAQDAANSAAGQAAEAAGNAANLASPLIVDLDSDGVETAEAPVYFDHDGNGYAQLSGWVGKDDGLLVLDLNGNHIIDDGSELFGNNTMNSSGDTAKNGFLALADYDSNHDGIINHEDDIFSRLQVWQDRNEDGVTDEGELLSMEQAGIAAIHLNWKNSKVIDEYGNEFRQQGQYIKTDGSLAEIADVWFRETLSDSRDKHNVAVSKDIASLPNIMATGNVSHLHQLIARGDDVLRDLVEQFSQQQDQQLRYQLADKIMRQMSGAVNYAEDSRGTFIDGQKLFALEAFLGSEFRQHGNPNPLPQAAELLESAYDIIMNNIYAQLVVQTHLAPLIDRVNWHIENQQIVTDPSALISTLRDGVNQSDLIARDQLVDLLFVIKHLDTDFTRQLTTQLSVVSNAEGDSFERLIDIVMSDLSSHQIIGNFGDDTLSAGDRASVMYGLDGNDTLTGSKFADTLYGNKGDDYLNGGDGNDLYLYARGDGHDTIREASYSGRNDRLWLKDITAEQLTVSRDGNDMLLTIADSTPGAGDGGSIRLVNQAAFGDSYFGVEWLEFADGTAWDQQQLRQQMFATAMTPGDDRIIGSNMDDLLQGGQGDDYLNGGEGNDLYLYARGDGHDTIREASYSGRNDRLWLKDITAEQLTVSRDGNDMLLTIADSTPGAGDGGSIRLVNQAAFGDSYFGVEWLEFADGTAWDQQQLRQQMFATAMTPGDDRIIGSNMDDLLQGGQGDDYLNGGEGNDLYLYARGDGHDTIREASYSGRNDRLWLKDITAEQLTVSRDGNDMLLTIADSTPGAGDGGSIRLVNQAAFGDSYFGVEWLEFADGTAWDQQQLRQQMFATAMTPGDDRIIGSNMDDLLQGGQGDDYLNGGEGNDLYLYARGDGHDTIREEYYSGTDDRLWLKDITAEQLTVSRDGNDMLLTIADSTPGAGDGGSIRLVNQAAFGHSHLGVEWVDFANGVSWNTSLISESSKLENSSFTTTPPDITQEYEAMNLCTTFYM; this comes from the coding sequence ATGAATAGATCCTATAAATTCGATGGAGAAATTAAAAAAAGTGATATCTATTCGGCGCTGGGGAATATTACTTCGGCTGCCAGCACTCTTGCTCTGACAGCAGCGGCTGGCGCAGTATCCGCACCAGTCGCGCTTACAGCCGCTGCTGCATTAACTGTCATTGGCGCGGTACTCACTATAGCCAGTCTAGCAGATAAAGGCACTATTCCAGACGAGTATATGGATAACATCAGAGATGCCTTAAAACCGCTCAGTGATACGCTGGGTGATGCCTACGATAATACCATAGAGTACTTGTCTGATATGTTGGATTCTGCCGAAAATGCAGTTGATGCACTGGCGGACTCTATAAATAATGCCTTGAATTCACTACTCGATTTCATCACCCCATTTTTAGAAGATGGTGCGCAGGATGCTGCCAATAGTGCTGCCGGACAAGCCGCCGAAGCGGCTGGCAATGCGGCTAACTTGGCCAGCCCGTTGATAGTCGATCTTGACAGTGATGGTGTAGAAACAGCAGAGGCCCCTGTTTACTTTGACCACGACGGCAATGGTTATGCGCAACTTTCCGGCTGGGTAGGTAAAGATGATGGTTTACTGGTACTGGACCTTAACGGTAACCATATCATTGATGATGGCAGTGAGCTATTTGGCAATAATACGATGAACTCCTCTGGTGATACGGCTAAAAATGGTTTTCTGGCGCTGGCAGATTATGACAGTAACCACGATGGAATTATTAATCACGAAGACGATATTTTCAGCCGCCTGCAAGTCTGGCAAGACCGTAACGAAGATGGCGTGACTGATGAAGGTGAGCTTCTCAGTATGGAACAGGCTGGCATTGCGGCAATTCACCTGAACTGGAAGAACAGTAAGGTTATCGATGAATATGGCAACGAGTTCAGGCAGCAAGGACAATATATAAAAACGGATGGTAGCTTAGCAGAAATCGCTGATGTCTGGTTTAGAGAAACTCTCAGTGATAGCCGAGATAAACATAACGTCGCGGTCAGTAAAGATATTGCCAGTCTACCAAATATTATGGCTACGGGTAATGTCAGTCATTTACATCAGTTAATCGCCCGTGGCGACGATGTCCTCAGAGATCTAGTGGAGCAGTTTAGTCAGCAACAAGATCAACAATTACGTTATCAATTGGCCGATAAAATTATGCGGCAGATGAGCGGAGCCGTTAATTATGCCGAAGATAGCCGCGGAACATTTATTGATGGGCAGAAGCTGTTTGCTCTGGAAGCCTTTTTAGGCAGCGAATTCAGGCAACATGGTAATCCGAATCCCTTGCCTCAAGCAGCCGAACTTCTTGAATCAGCCTACGATATTATAATGAATAACATCTATGCACAGCTAGTCGTGCAAACCCATCTGGCTCCATTAATCGATCGGGTTAACTGGCATATAGAAAACCAGCAGATCGTTACGGATCCCAGCGCGCTTATCAGCACACTACGGGATGGCGTAAACCAATCTGATCTGATCGCCCGGGATCAGCTCGTCGATTTATTGTTTGTTATAAAACACCTGGATACTGATTTTACACGTCAACTAACGACACAACTCTCGGTGGTTAGCAATGCCGAGGGGGATTCTTTTGAGCGCTTAATCGATATAGTAATGTCCGATCTTTCATCCCACCAGATAATAGGAAACTTCGGTGACGATACGCTTTCTGCCGGGGATAGAGCATCTGTGATGTATGGACTGGATGGTAATGACACACTTACCGGTTCAAAATTTGCTGATACGTTGTATGGAAATAAAGGCGACGATTACCTGAACGGCGGTGATGGCAATGACCTATATCTCTACGCCCGCGGCGACGGACACGATACCATTCGGGAAGCATCATACTCCGGCCGTAACGATCGGCTGTGGCTGAAAGATATCACCGCCGAGCAGCTAACCGTCAGCCGTGACGGGAACGATATGCTGCTGACTATTGCCGACAGCACCCCAGGCGCCGGTGACGGCGGTTCAATACGTCTGGTCAATCAGGCTGCATTTGGAGATAGCTACTTCGGCGTAGAATGGCTCGAATTTGCCGATGGTACTGCCTGGGATCAGCAGCAACTGCGCCAACAGATGTTTGCCACGGCCATGACCCCGGGCGATGACCGGATCATCGGGTCAAATATGGATGACCTGCTGCAGGGGGGACAAGGCGACGATTATCTGAACGGCGGTGAAGGCAATGACCTATATCTCTACGCCCGCGGCGACGGACACGATACCATTCGGGAAGCATCATACTCCGGCCGTAACGATCGGCTGTGGCTGAAAGATATCACCGCCGAGCAGCTAACCGTCAGCCGTGACGGGAACGATATGCTGCTGACTATTGCCGACAGCACCCCAGGCGCCGGTGACGGCGGTTCAATACGTCTGGTCAATCAGGCTGCATTTGGAGATAGCTACTTCGGCGTAGAATGGCTCGAATTTGCCGATGGTACTGCCTGGGATCAGCAGCAACTGCGCCAACAGATGTTTGCCACGGCCATGACCCCGGGCGATGACCGGATCATCGGGTCAAATATGGATGACCTGCTGCAGGGGGGACAAGGCGACGATTATCTGAACGGCGGTGAAGGCAATGACCTATATCTCTACGCCCGCGGCGACGGACACGATACCATTCGGGAAGCATCATACTCCGGCCGTAACGATCGGCTGTGGCTGAAAGATATCACCGCCGAGCAGCTAACCGTCAGCCGTGACGGGAACGATATGCTGCTGACTATTGCCGACAGCACCCCAGGCGCCGGTGACGGCGGTTCAATACGTCTGGTCAATCAGGCTGCATTTGGAGATAGCTACTTCGGCGTAGAATGGCTCGAATTTGCCGATGGTACTGCCTGGGATCAGCAGCAACTGCGCCAACAGATGTTTGCCACGGCCATGACCCCGGGCGATGACCGGATCATCGGGTCAAATATGGATGACCTGCTGCAGGGGGGACAAGGCGACGATTATCTTAACGGCGGTGAAGGCAATGACCTATATCTCTACGCCCGCGGCGACGGACACGACACCATTCGGGAAGAGTACTACTCCGGCACTGACGATCGGCTGTGGCTGAAAGATATCACCGCCGAGCAGCTAACCGTCAGCCGTGACGGGAACGATATGCTGCTGACTATTGCCGACAGCACCCCAGGCGCCGGTGACGGCGGTTCAATACGTCTGGTCAATCAGGCTGCATTTGGACATAGCCATTTGGGCGTAGAGTGGGTAGATTTTGCTAATGGTGTTAGCTGGAATACCTCTCTAATCAGTGAGTCGTCTAAACTAGAAAACTCTTCCTTCACCACAACGCCTCCTGACATTACACAGGAATATGAAGCGATGAATCTTTGTACGACTTTTTATATGTAG
- a CDS encoding type I secretion system permease/ATPase, with the protein MEKMKNNSPETAEKKELIGCVLSCKKELWSIGFFSVIINIFMLAPSVYMLQVYDRVLSSGNKMTLIMLTVMVVWLFFSIGIIEWIRNILLIRLGAYLDTRINKRIFFSAFESFLRQSTAYSSQSLSDLTLLRQFASGNALFAFFDAPWFPIYLLIIFLLHPWLGMMALAGAIMLILLAWLNQRLTHDAIHQAGSISAAATLQANTCLRQADTIAAMGMQEAMYRKWLTQHKAFLQQQNLVSEKSASVAATTRFIRLALQSGVLGLGALLVLNGEITPGMMIAGSILSGRVLAPVDQLIAVWKSWAQAQQAWQRLSALLEQFPPSGQVMPLPPPSGNLRVDNLSAKLPGLAKYPLRDISFELQPGDVMMVTGPSGCGKSTLARLLVGAVQPFAGSVRLDGAEIHQYDPITLGPYLGFLPQDIQLFEGTVAENIARFSDPDEEKIVTAARNAGIHKMILQLPAGYDTVLGPTGIILSGGQKQLLGLARALYNSPRLIVLDEPDASLDDEGKQSLIAAIRTQKAAGSTQIVITHTRLLLPSSNKILLLNNGQMSQSGSTQRFMQRSSTPNQSAPEVAGKNPRVSNSTTTLTCPRE; encoded by the coding sequence ATGGAAAAGATGAAAAACAACTCACCTGAAACTGCTGAAAAAAAGGAGCTAATAGGTTGCGTATTAAGCTGTAAAAAAGAGTTATGGAGTATCGGTTTTTTCAGTGTGATTATTAATATTTTTATGCTGGCTCCTTCGGTTTATATGCTCCAAGTGTATGACCGAGTATTATCTTCCGGAAATAAAATGACCCTTATCATGTTAACTGTCATGGTTGTCTGGTTATTTTTTTCAATCGGGATTATTGAATGGATTCGCAATATTTTGTTGATTCGCTTGGGCGCATATTTAGATACAAGAATAAACAAGCGTATATTTTTTAGTGCATTTGAAAGTTTTCTTCGCCAAAGTACCGCTTATTCCTCCCAATCTCTGAGTGACCTGACCCTGTTAAGGCAGTTTGCCAGTGGCAATGCATTATTTGCTTTTTTTGATGCGCCTTGGTTTCCCATCTATCTGCTGATTATTTTTTTGCTGCATCCCTGGCTGGGGATGATGGCATTGGCCGGAGCTATTATGTTAATCCTGTTGGCGTGGCTGAATCAGCGTCTAACACATGATGCCATACATCAGGCAGGATCGATCTCTGCCGCAGCGACTCTGCAGGCAAACACCTGTTTACGTCAGGCAGATACCATAGCGGCAATGGGTATGCAGGAGGCGATGTATCGCAAATGGCTGACACAACATAAGGCGTTTTTACAGCAACAAAATCTGGTCAGTGAAAAAAGTGCCTCGGTCGCGGCAACGACCCGCTTTATCAGACTGGCGCTTCAATCCGGGGTTTTAGGTTTAGGAGCATTGCTGGTACTCAACGGCGAAATCACACCGGGAATGATGATTGCCGGATCAATCCTGTCAGGTAGGGTGCTTGCACCTGTCGATCAACTGATAGCAGTGTGGAAAAGCTGGGCGCAGGCACAACAAGCTTGGCAACGATTAAGTGCGTTGTTAGAACAGTTCCCGCCGAGCGGACAAGTTATGCCTCTGCCTCCACCTTCTGGAAACCTGCGTGTGGATAATCTCTCCGCAAAACTGCCCGGCCTGGCTAAATATCCGCTTCGTGATATTAGTTTCGAATTGCAACCTGGTGATGTAATGATGGTCACCGGCCCTTCCGGTTGCGGAAAATCGACGCTTGCCAGGCTATTAGTGGGTGCAGTTCAACCCTTTGCGGGGTCAGTCCGGCTGGATGGCGCAGAGATTCATCAGTATGACCCGATCACCCTTGGACCTTATCTGGGTTTTCTTCCCCAGGATATTCAACTTTTTGAAGGTACTGTGGCTGAAAATATTGCCCGTTTCTCTGATCCTGATGAAGAAAAAATAGTGACCGCAGCTCGCAATGCAGGGATCCATAAGATGATACTGCAACTTCCGGCAGGCTACGATACGGTTCTGGGGCCGACAGGAATAATACTTTCAGGTGGTCAGAAACAACTTTTGGGCTTGGCAAGAGCACTTTATAACTCCCCAAGACTGATAGTACTAGATGAGCCGGATGCCAGCCTAGATGATGAGGGTAAACAGTCATTGATTGCCGCCATCAGGACGCAAAAAGCGGCTGGCAGTACCCAAATTGTCATTACTCATACCAGATTGTTGCTACCCAGCAGTAATAAAATACTGCTGCTTAATAACGGGCAGATGAGCCAGTCAGGCAGTACTCAGCGGTTTATGCAGCGTAGTAGTACGCCAAATCAGTCAGCGCCAGAAGTTGCCGGCAAAAATCCTCGGGTTTCGAACAGCACGACAACATTAACCTGCCCCCGGGAGTGA
- a CDS encoding HlyD family type I secretion periplasmic adaptor subunit codes for MLKPLSEQRTQFSRPLRLVRNGVASVAFFFTGMLVWALWAPLDKGVTVPGVVIVTENRKAVQSVSGGRIARLDVREGQYVRLGQRLVVLDDTSARALRDNLLHQLVEARASLSRLLAERDNLPQVIFQEEAINSGTLPDAQFISGLRSAEQQLFLSRRTSRQQQSIAIRSAINGMTSQISGAQAMVDNYQSQLRLLNQQLLRLRPLAEQGYVAANRLSELERQYFQLLGTQQQENSNIVRLQQQRTELEHTLVQHDSDYQKEIHSQLLDNQHVQQDLTQRLRTAEYELNSTVITAPASGLVVGLALHTQGGVVADGQTLMEIVPDKQPLQIAAQLPVNLIDKVSPGDQVELLFTAFNQSTTPRVNGSITLVGADQLQNPTTDQPYYALYIQVKGESNDFIETFNVRPGMPVEAFIRTGERSLFNYLFKPLSDRLKSAFTEE; via the coding sequence ATGCTGAAACCACTATCGGAACAAAGGACTCAATTTTCCCGGCCACTCAGATTGGTGCGCAATGGTGTAGCAAGCGTTGCTTTCTTTTTTACGGGGATGCTGGTATGGGCATTATGGGCGCCCTTGGATAAAGGAGTGACGGTTCCCGGTGTAGTGATAGTGACAGAAAACAGAAAGGCTGTGCAGTCAGTGTCAGGAGGAAGGATAGCCAGGCTTGATGTGCGTGAGGGGCAATATGTACGACTCGGCCAGAGACTCGTCGTACTCGATGATACGTCAGCGCGTGCACTGCGGGATAATCTGTTACATCAGCTAGTTGAAGCGAGAGCAAGCCTGAGCCGTCTGTTGGCTGAACGAGATAATTTGCCTCAGGTCATCTTTCAGGAAGAAGCGATTAACTCAGGGACGTTACCAGACGCACAGTTTATCTCAGGATTACGTTCTGCAGAGCAACAGCTTTTCCTAAGCCGCCGCACGTCGAGGCAACAGCAAAGCATAGCCATACGTTCAGCCATTAACGGAATGACTTCACAAATTTCCGGTGCGCAGGCAATGGTAGATAACTACCAATCACAATTGCGACTGCTTAATCAGCAACTACTCAGATTGCGGCCGCTGGCAGAGCAGGGATACGTAGCGGCTAACCGTCTATCAGAACTGGAGCGACAATATTTTCAGCTATTAGGAACCCAGCAGCAGGAAAACAGCAATATTGTCAGATTGCAGCAACAACGCACTGAATTGGAACACACTTTGGTTCAACATGACAGCGATTACCAGAAAGAAATCCACAGCCAATTACTCGATAATCAACATGTTCAGCAGGATCTTACTCAGCGTTTGCGTACGGCTGAATATGAGCTCAATAGCACAGTGATTACTGCTCCTGCCAGTGGCCTAGTGGTGGGCCTAGCGTTACATACGCAAGGGGGAGTTGTCGCGGACGGCCAAACACTGATGGAGATTGTCCCCGATAAGCAACCCTTGCAGATCGCGGCACAATTACCGGTGAACTTGATAGACAAAGTTTCCCCTGGAGATCAGGTTGAGCTGCTGTTTACAGCCTTTAATCAAAGCACGACCCCACGCGTTAATGGCAGTATTACGTTAGTCGGCGCAGACCAGTTACAAAATCCCACTACCGATCAGCCTTATTACGCTCTCTATATTCAGGTTAAGGGCGAGAGTAATGACTTTATTGAAACCTTTAACGTTCGCCCGGGAATGCCTGTCGAAGCTTTTATTCGTACCGGGGAGCGTTCACTGTTCAACTACCTGTTCAAACCCCTGTCCGATCGCCTGAAATCGGCCTTTACAGAGGAGTAA
- a CDS encoding TolC family outer membrane protein encodes MKLPSQQVNYCLLLMLVGIQPVHALGITEAWQLALVNDPEFQSAIQASQASQEQESIGLSALLPKVTYDYQKSYNDSRVTSGNRSLERQYGSYVSSLSLHQPLLDYESWSVYRQGAAGAEQAKQLMRDQQQRLLLRLFKAYTAVLYHAELAELVEHQQRVFTEHYQLNQRLYRAGEGTLTDILETEARLNLASAEKIAAQNNLDLSLQELELITGMEVKIAELTPLLKKSGLVQSESNSYQDWLSLAIKHNAQLLALNHSIEIAKHEIEKQRAGYFPRATFIASYRNTYSDGESNYRQRYDTGAVGIQISVPIFSGGGTSAATRRAQAQYQQAINGKDLQYNEIRKQLRKHYNLLNSSRAKISAYQLAEQTQKTLIVATKSSVQGGERINPDVLNAELQLRTVQRDLSEARYSAVSAWLELHYYAGLVDGKVLQQLASLFERR; translated from the coding sequence ATGAAACTACCTTCTCAACAGGTAAACTATTGCCTTTTGCTTATGCTGGTGGGGATTCAGCCGGTACATGCGTTGGGGATCACAGAAGCCTGGCAGCTTGCGTTGGTGAATGATCCGGAATTCCAGTCGGCCATACAGGCCAGCCAGGCCAGCCAGGAACAGGAGTCTATCGGGCTGTCGGCATTATTGCCTAAAGTGACTTATGACTACCAAAAGTCGTATAACGACTCCAGGGTAACTTCTGGCAATCGTAGTCTTGAGCGCCAATATGGTAGCTATGTATCGTCGTTATCGCTACACCAGCCGCTGCTGGATTATGAAAGCTGGTCAGTTTACCGGCAGGGGGCTGCAGGGGCAGAACAGGCAAAACAGCTAATGCGAGATCAACAGCAGAGATTACTATTGCGGTTGTTCAAAGCCTATACGGCTGTCTTGTATCATGCTGAACTGGCCGAACTGGTTGAACACCAACAACGTGTATTCACTGAACACTATCAACTCAACCAGCGGCTGTATCGGGCTGGCGAAGGAACACTTACCGATATTCTTGAAACTGAAGCGCGGCTGAATCTAGCCAGTGCTGAGAAGATCGCCGCACAAAATAATCTGGATCTCAGTCTACAAGAGCTGGAATTAATCACCGGGATGGAAGTAAAAATAGCAGAACTTACCCCGCTGCTGAAAAAATCGGGGTTGGTGCAGTCAGAATCCAATAGCTACCAGGACTGGCTGTCACTGGCGATAAAACACAATGCTCAATTGCTGGCGCTGAATCATTCTATTGAGATAGCTAAACATGAAATTGAAAAACAGCGGGCAGGGTATTTTCCCCGTGCGACCTTCATCGCCAGCTACAGAAACACCTATTCCGACGGTGAATCAAATTATCGTCAGCGCTATGACACCGGTGCAGTGGGTATACAAATCAGTGTGCCAATTTTTTCCGGTGGTGGAACCTCAGCAGCGACCCGCCGTGCACAGGCACAATATCAGCAAGCCATTAACGGCAAGGATTTACAATATAATGAAATCCGCAAACAACTACGCAAACACTATAATTTGCTGAACAGTTCTCGAGCAAAAATTTCCGCCTATCAGCTTGCTGAGCAAACTCAAAAGACCTTGATAGTGGCGACCAAGAGCAGTGTTCAGGGGGGAGAGCGTATCAATCCTGATGTACTGAATGCAGAATTACAGCTTAGAACGGTACAAAGGGATCTGTCGGAAGCGCGTTATAGTGCTGTCTCCGCTTGGCTGGAACTGCATTATTATGCAGGGTTGGTGGATGGAAAAGTGTTACAGCAACTCGCTTCATTGTTTGAGCGCCGGTAA
- a CDS encoding OprD family outer membrane porin, protein MNKVFSFSFLAMLVAQPAFAASQQESNGFIEDGHLNLLIKNAMINRNYKDEGVRTRREWGQAFIGTYSSGFTQGSVGFGVDAIGQYAVRLDGGRGRSGAGGIDYFSQDSDGRAKKDLAKFGATAKMRFSNTVFSYGTQQPTLPILTSDSSRLLAETYTGFMLDSQEIDGLDITGGYFTAEQRKSAESHDSGLDNIAFGGVKYVFNDQFTASAYASHVQDVDNKQYLGFTYTQPFDEKQKMVWDFNGYNSRLDKAYAESINSGRSNTIWSLAASYTYDIHTFKVAYQQNTGSSGYMYGGYRNKGGIGDGGNTIWLANSYWSDFNGEDERSWQAAYSVDLAGLGIEGLRYDVAYVRGDNIKTSASSNGHEHEFFNQIQYKIPSGFAKDLQLGIRYSVLRVSSDASDYNAGGNEIRVIAQYPLSIF, encoded by the coding sequence GTGAACAAGGTTTTTTCTTTTTCTTTTTTAGCGATGTTGGTCGCCCAACCCGCTTTTGCAGCCTCTCAACAGGAAAGTAACGGTTTTATCGAAGATGGCCATCTCAATCTTTTAATTAAAAACGCGATGATCAATCGTAACTATAAAGATGAAGGGGTACGGACTCGCCGTGAATGGGGCCAGGCCTTTATTGGTACCTATAGCTCTGGCTTTACCCAAGGTTCGGTAGGCTTCGGTGTAGACGCCATCGGCCAATACGCGGTCCGTTTAGATGGGGGGCGTGGACGCAGTGGCGCGGGCGGAATTGACTACTTTTCGCAAGACAGTGATGGCCGCGCGAAGAAAGATTTGGCGAAATTTGGCGCCACGGCGAAAATGCGCTTTTCCAATACCGTTTTCAGTTACGGTACCCAACAGCCAACGCTACCTATTTTAACGTCTGATAGTTCTCGTCTGCTAGCTGAAACCTACACCGGTTTTATGCTGGATTCTCAGGAGATCGATGGTCTGGATATTACGGGTGGCTACTTCACTGCAGAGCAGCGTAAAAGCGCCGAGAGCCACGATTCAGGCTTAGATAATATCGCTTTTGGTGGCGTGAAATACGTCTTCAATGACCAGTTTACCGCTTCGGCCTATGCGTCTCATGTGCAAGATGTCGATAACAAACAATATTTAGGTTTCACTTATACCCAGCCTTTCGATGAAAAACAGAAGATGGTTTGGGACTTTAACGGTTATAACTCTCGTCTCGATAAGGCGTATGCTGAAAGCATTAATAGCGGCCGCAGTAATACCATTTGGAGCCTAGCAGCCAGTTACACCTACGATATCCATACTTTTAAAGTTGCTTATCAACAGAATACCGGTAGCAGTGGTTATATGTATGGTGGCTACCGTAATAAAGGCGGAATCGGTGATGGCGGCAATACTATTTGGCTAGCGAACTCCTATTGGTCAGACTTTAACGGTGAGGACGAGCGTTCTTGGCAAGCGGCCTATTCCGTCGATCTCGCGGGCTTAGGGATTGAAGGACTTCGTTATGATGTGGCTTATGTCCGTGGCGATAACATCAAAACCTCGGCCTCTAGTAACGGCCATGAACATGAGTTCTTCAACCAGATCCAATATAAGATCCCATCAGGGTTCGCCAAGGATCTTCAGTTAGGTATTCGTTACTCAGTATTACGCGTCTCATCTGATGCTTCTGACTACAATGCTGGCGGGAATGAAATTCGCGTTATCGCTCAGTATCCATTGTCAATTTTCTAA
- a CDS encoding amidohydrolase, with product MNPTLLALQPTIQALLPKLEALYKDLHQHPELSMQEVRTAAIVAKNLQHFGYQVTEKIGVTGVVGLLSNGEGPVVMLRADMDALPMPEKTGLPYASRAVGTLEDGTPTPVSHMCGHDMHVAWLIGAAEIFATHRELWKGTLMLVFQPGEEIGKGALAMIEAMEHFPKPDIILGQHVMVGKAGSIGYRAGAILTAGDSLHVTFHGRGAHGSMPQNAIDPVMMAAHSAVRLQTIVSREVSPLDSAVLTIGSIQAGTKENIIPDEATLKLNMRSYKDSVRDKMISSVKRICSCESHASGAGDPEINFIDSYPVTVNDAQATEKLAQQFIAHFAEQCFETEPATASEDFSQFGRHWQVPYVFWFVGGTDPQVWDQALQTQSVSNIPANHSSQFTLHLPGTLQAGLEAMLVAALTWSAAP from the coding sequence ATGAATCCAACCTTATTAGCATTACAACCCACTATCCAAGCGCTGCTACCTAAGCTCGAAGCGTTATATAAAGATCTTCACCAACATCCTGAGTTATCGATGCAAGAAGTGAGAACCGCAGCGATAGTCGCTAAAAATCTTCAGCATTTTGGTTATCAAGTCACCGAAAAGATCGGAGTAACCGGTGTTGTTGGGCTTTTATCAAACGGTGAGGGACCGGTCGTTATGTTACGAGCCGATATGGATGCCTTACCTATGCCTGAAAAGACTGGCCTACCCTATGCGAGCCGAGCAGTGGGCACCCTTGAAGATGGAACGCCAACCCCAGTCTCCCATATGTGCGGCCATGATATGCATGTAGCCTGGTTAATCGGTGCTGCGGAAATTTTTGCCACGCATCGAGAACTCTGGAAAGGAACGTTAATGTTGGTATTCCAACCTGGAGAAGAGATTGGTAAGGGCGCCTTAGCGATGATTGAGGCGATGGAGCATTTCCCTAAGCCAGATATTATCTTAGGGCAACATGTGATGGTGGGTAAGGCAGGATCGATAGGATATCGGGCGGGGGCCATTTTAACGGCGGGCGATAGCTTACACGTTACCTTTCATGGCCGCGGGGCACATGGCTCAATGCCGCAAAATGCGATCGACCCGGTGATGATGGCAGCACATTCAGCCGTGCGTTTACAGACTATTGTCTCGCGAGAGGTCTCTCCTCTCGATAGCGCCGTCCTGACGATCGGTTCGATTCAGGCAGGGACGAAAGAAAATATCATACCGGATGAGGCGACCTTAAAACTGAATATGCGCAGTTACAAAGATTCAGTACGCGACAAGATGATCAGTTCAGTGAAGCGTATCTGCAGTTGCGAGAGCCATGCCTCCGGCGCCGGTGACCCAGAAATTAATTTTATTGATAGTTATCCTGTCACGGTAAATGACGCTCAGGCCACGGAGAAATTGGCACAGCAATTTATTGCCCATTTTGCCGAGCAATGTTTCGAGACAGAACCGGCCACCGCGAGCGAAGATTTCAGCCAATTCGGCCGTCATTGGCAAGTACCCTATGTTTTCTGGTTTGTTGGAGGGACAGATCCGCAGGTTTGGGATCAGGCTCTGCAAACGCAAAGTGTCTCGAACATTCCTGCCAACCACTCTTCGCAATTTACGCTTCACTTGCCTGGTACGTTACAGGCTGGATTGGAAGCGATGCTGGTGGCCGCGTTAACATGGTCAGCAGCGCCTTAA